A stretch of the Lolium perenne isolate Kyuss_39 chromosome 3, Kyuss_2.0, whole genome shotgun sequence genome encodes the following:
- the LOC127341588 gene encoding probable glutathione S-transferase GSTU6, whose product MAGGDDLKLLGTWASPFAIRVKLALALKGLSYEYTEEDLASKSELLLSSNPVHKKIPVLIHNGVPVCESNVIVEYVDEAFAGPSILSADPYKRAIARFWAAYVDDKLLASWATILFRGKTEEEKSEGKKALLAALDTLEGALAKCSDGKGFFGGDSVGLVDMVLGSQLSWLKATEVITGEEFFCGDKTPLLAAWMARFSELDAAKAALPDVDKVVEFAKMRQARMAATAAAASNN is encoded by the exons ATGGCCGGCGGAGACGACCTGAAGCTGCTCGGCACATGGGCAAGCCCGTTCGCCATCAGGGTGAAGCTCGCGCTCGCCCTCAAAGGCCTGAGCTACGAGTACACCGAGGAGGATCTCGCCAGCAAGAGCGAGCTTCTTCTTAGCTCCAACCCGGTGCACAAGAAGATACCGGTGCTCATCCACAACGGCGTGCCGGTCTGCGAGTCCAACGTCATCGTGGAGTACGTCGACGAGGCGTTCGCCGGCCCGTCCATCCTCTCCGCCGATCCGTACAAACGAGCCATAGCTCGCTTCTGGGCCGCGTACGTCGACGACAAG CTTTTGGCGTCGTGGGCCACGATCTTGTTCAGGGGGAAGACGGAGGAGGAGAAATCCGAGGGGAAGAAGGCGCTGCTGGCGGCATTGGACACACTGGAGGGGGCCCTGGCGAAGTGCTCCGATGGGAAGGGGTTCTTCGGCGGGGACAGCGTCGGGCTCGTCGACATGGTGCTGGGGAGCCAGCTCTCGTGGCTGAAGGCGACGGAGGTGATCACCGGAGAGGAATTCTTTTGCGGCGACAAGACCCCACTCCTTGCCGCGTGGATGGCGCGCTTTAGCGAGCTCGACGCTGCGAAGGCGGCCTTGCCGGACGTGGATAAGGTGGTTGAGTTTGCCAAGATGAGGCAGGCGCGGATGGCTGCCACTGCAGCTGCTGCGTCAAACAACTAA
- the LOC127341587 gene encoding probable glutathione S-transferase GSTU6: MAGGDDLKLLGTWASPFAIRVKFALALKGLTYEYAEEDLASKSDLLLSSNPVHKKIPVLIHNGLPVCESNVIVEYVDEVFAGPSILSADPYERAIARFWAAYVDDKLLASWATMLFRGKTEEEKSDGKKALFAALETLEGALVKCSDGKAFFGGASVGLVDLALGSQLSWLKAAEVMAGEKFIGGDNTPLLAAWMARFSELTVAKAELPDVDKVVEFAKMRQARMAAAAATAPNN; encoded by the exons ATGGCCGGCGGAGACGACCTGAAGCTGCTCGGCACATGGGCAAGCCCATTCGCCATCAGGGTGAAATTCGCGCTCGCCCTCAAGGGCCTGACCTACGAGTACGCCGAGGAGGACCTCGCCAGCAAGAGCGACCTCCTGCTTAGCTCCAACCCGGTGCACAAGAAGATACCCGTGCTCATCCACAACGGCTTGCCGGTCTGTGAGTCCAACGTCATTGTGGAGTACGTCGACGAGGTGTTCGCCGGCCCGTCCATCCTCTCCGCCGACCCGTACGAACGAGCCATTGCTCGCTTCTGGGCCGCCTATGTCGACGACAAG CTCTTGGCATCGTGGGCCACCATGTTGTTCAGGGGGAAGACAGAGGAGGAGAAATCTGATGGGAAGAAGGCTTTGTTCGCGGCATTGGAGACCCTGGAGGGGGCCCTGGTGAAGTGCTCCGACGGGAAGGCGTTCTTCGGCGGGGCAAGCGTCGGGCTCGTGGACCTGGCGCTGGGAAGCCAGCTCTCGTGGCTCAAGGCGGCGGAGGTGATGGCCGGAGAGAAATTCATTGGCGGCGACAACACCCCACTCCTTGCTGCGTGGATGGCGCGCTTCAGCGAGCTCACCGTTGCGAAGGCGGAGTTGCCGGACGTGGACAAGGTGGTTGAATTCGCTAAGATGAGGCAGGCCCGGATGGCTGCAGCTGCAGCTACGGCGCCGAACAACTAA